AACCTGTCCTCGGCCCGCTAACCACATCGCGCCTGCGGTCGTCACAATTAACAGAACAATGATCCGGGGCTTGGTGAGCTGGTAGTAACACTTAACCGTTTCCTGAGTTCGATGAAGCCAGCTCCAGTCAGAGCCAGCAGGCGTCGGGGACTCAGCAATGAACTTCGAAACCGATGTAGACATTTAGTTCAACTAATTCAGCTATTTCTCTTCCCACTGACCTAGAGGACTGAGCAGTCTATGGTCACTGAGACTTGAATGAAGATCTCAAAATTAATTAAGTGTAGGTAATCAGAGGCGTAGCCGAGGTTCACGATGCTTGAGCTTGCTGGAGCTGAACTCGCTGCTTCCAAGCAAGGGTAGTGAGTACCACCAATGAGCCAAACATTGTGACGCCAGTGACCAGATGAGCCACGGTTAGGGGCTGCACCTGCAACTGCAGACGGAAGGTTGCCAATCCTAAACCCAATTGCAGCAACAGCAAACTACCGGAGACAAAGGCAACTCGTCTCAGACCTGGGGACAGGTTCGAGGTTCGCCAAGCAACTACCACGACTGCCAGAATCGCTACCACTGCTGGCACAATGCCCAGCAAGTGATTGTTCATGACACTGCAAAGCAGCGAAGATCCTAGACAGGCATGCAGTGCCCACTGAGAAGCAACTAAACCCCCGAGCAAGCTTTGGGCATAGAGAGTGATGGCAGCGCCCAGGGCGACCCAAGGCATGGATCCCACACTAGTTTTGGCACCCGCTTGCTGAGTTATTGAGCGGGATACCTGGATAGCCGTGGGTGCTAGACCCACAGCCAGTACTAGCACCACGCTCAGGAACAGCATGGCTGTACCCAAGTGGGCAGTGACAATGTCGAAGCGCAGCAGCTCAGTGACGGTCAGGCCGCCTAGCAGCCCTTGGACTAGTACCAGAAACAACGATAGAACTGACAAGCCGCTCACCCAACGGGGCAGATTGCGGTAGTTCCAGAGGGCTGTAGCTGCTAAGGTCACGGTGAGCAGACCAACACCGCTGGCAACCAAACGATGAAACCACTCCAGAAATACCTGGAGATTCATTTGCGCCTTGGGGACAATTGTGCCGTAGCACAGGGGCCAATCGGGGCAAGACAAGCCTGCATTCATCACCCGAGTTGCCCCGCCAAGGCCGATCAGAAATAAGGTGACCCCTGCGATCAGAAACGCGAGAACCTTCAAAAACTTTGCAGAAGTCTGGTCACGCCAGGGCGAGTGCTGGGTCTTTAGACTCGTCTTCTCAGCAGAAGCGCCGAGCGCTTCTTGCAAAACATTTACATCAGTCATGTCGTACGTTCAAAACGTTGGTTCAGGTTCAGGCCCCTTCAAACGCCTTTTGAGGAGATCAGGCTTTGAACTTACGTCTTTACCGTAATGAAGGTTTCGGCTCACGAGCAGAGCCTTAGGGATTTCTTTAGTTTGCTGTTCGAAACATTAAGTTGTTGCCTGTTTCATTTCTAAACAAAATACAATAGTGCTTACTTTTGCAGACGGGATCGCCTCAGTTAGGATCTTCCGGAAGGTAGAGACTTGCCTAGTTTTTCCTAAGAGTGCTAGCCCAACTTTCCAGGGGCAATGACCTCAGAAACGGGGATGTATGCTATCGAGGAAACAGGTGTGATGCCAGCCACGAAGCGATGAATTGAGCCTCAAAACCCAAGCGGCTTACAGGTCTTGATCCTGAAGAAATGGCTAAGGCTGGTCTCTCAGCGGAGGAGGAATTCATAGCGTAGTAGCAGTCTATCCAACAGCAGAGTTTCCTCGAATGTTACGGTCGCAAGTATTGAGAGAGTTATTAGGAAAGTTGTGAGTATTTTTGCAGTTCTACTTCGAACCGTGCTGGTCACCGCTGTAGGCGTACTAGTTGTCCTGGTAAGTATCTGGTACGGCCAGCATCACAATCTCCTGCCGGTGGCTGCCTCCAAAGAGGCCTCTCTGGTAGATGGGCTGTTTGAGTTCATGTTGATGATCTCCACCGGCCTGTTCATCTTTGTACAGGGCATAATTATTTATTCTGCTATCGCCTTCAGACGGCGCAAAGGAGACGATACCGATGGTCCACCCGTCCATGGCAACGTGCCATTGGAGATCATCTGGACCGGTATTCCAACCGTCATCGTTTTGTTCCTGGCAATCTACAGCTTTGATGTTTACAAGGCAGAGGGTGGCATCGAGATGATGTCTCATCCAAATATGTCTCACGCCCATCATGAGCAGCCCTTCGCCTTAGGGGCCAGCCCAGCTTATGCAGCGACCCTCCCAGAACCCCAGGAAACTGTGCCTGCTTCTGAAACTCGTAACCAGCAGATGAAGGATGAGGCCATGTCTGATCCTGCGACTGCTGCGGTGCGCAATGGAGCGATTCCGCAACTGCGAGAAGCACCTGGGGCCGGTGTGACTTCTCCCGAAATAGGCGCGTCTCCAGAAAACCAGGGCAAACCTCCTGATGTAGTTATCAATGTGACGGCGCTACGCTACGGCTGGCTCTTCACCTATCCAGGTTTGGAGAATGTAGAAGGCGAACTGCATGTGCCAGCAGGTCGTGAAGTCAGTTTGAACATCAGCGCTAATGATGTTATCCATGCCTTCTGGGTGCCTGAGTTCCGGCTCAAGCAGGACGCTGTTCCGGGCCGCGAGACTAACATCCGCTTTACCCCTGTGCGTCCAGGCGAGTACACAGTGCGTTGCGCTGAACTCTGTGGCCCCTACCACGGTGCCATGAACACCAAACTGATCGTGATGAGCCAGGAAGATTACGACGCCTGGCTGCAAGAACAAGAAGTTGCTAGCAGTGAGACGTCCGATCAATCTGATCAACTCATGGCTACTACCCCCAGCCCTACAGAGCCTGCCTTTTTGACAGCTCACCTCCAGGAGATGGGCATTGAATCTGAGTCTTTAGCGGCAATTCGTGCTGCTATGCCTCATGCTCACCACTCTGCAACTTTGTATCCCTAGGGAGTATTTGTCTCCTCTAGCCTCTGCTGCCCATTCGCGACTTACCAAAGTGGTGCTCGCATCCGTCACAAGGACTGGTTATGACTCAAGCGCAGCTTCAAGAGAACGCTAACTTCGCTGCCCACCCTGAGGAAGGTGGCAATCGAAATTGGCGAGATTATTTCGGCTTTAGCACCGACCACAAAGTGATCGGCATTCAATATCTGGTCACCACTTACTTCTTCTACTTAGTGGGAGGTTCCCTAGCGACAGCTGTTCGCACGGAGCTTGCAACACCAGAGTCAGATTTCGTTTCGCCGGAGCTGTACAACAGCCTGTTCACGATCCACGCCACAGTAATGATTTTCTTGTGGATCGTGCCGACCTTAACCGGTGGCTTTGGCAACTATCTGGTGCCTCTGATGATTGGGGCTCGCGATATGGCGTTCCCCAAGCTCAACGCCGTTGCCTTCTGGATGATCCCACCTGCAGGGGTGCTGT
The sequence above is drawn from the Leptolyngbya sp. FACHB-261 genome and encodes:
- a CDS encoding heme A synthase; translation: MTDVNVLQEALGASAEKTSLKTQHSPWRDQTSAKFLKVLAFLIAGVTLFLIGLGGATRVMNAGLSCPDWPLCYGTIVPKAQMNLQVFLEWFHRLVASGVGLLTVTLAATALWNYRNLPRWVSGLSVLSLFLVLVQGLLGGLTVTELLRFDIVTAHLGTAMLFLSVVLVLAVGLAPTAIQVSRSITQQAGAKTSVGSMPWVALGAAITLYAQSLLGGLVASQWALHACLGSSLLCSVMNNHLLGIVPAVVAILAVVVVAWRTSNLSPGLRRVAFVSGSLLLLQLGLGLATFRLQLQVQPLTVAHLVTGVTMFGSLVVLTTLAWKQRVQLQQAQAS
- a CDS encoding cytochrome c oxidase subunit II; the encoded protein is MSIFAVLLRTVLVTAVGVLVVLVSIWYGQHHNLLPVAASKEASLVDGLFEFMLMISTGLFIFVQGIIIYSAIAFRRRKGDDTDGPPVHGNVPLEIIWTGIPTVIVLFLAIYSFDVYKAEGGIEMMSHPNMSHAHHEQPFALGASPAYAATLPEPQETVPASETRNQQMKDEAMSDPATAAVRNGAIPQLREAPGAGVTSPEIGASPENQGKPPDVVINVTALRYGWLFTYPGLENVEGELHVPAGREVSLNISANDVIHAFWVPEFRLKQDAVPGRETNIRFTPVRPGEYTVRCAELCGPYHGAMNTKLIVMSQEDYDAWLQEQEVASSETSDQSDQLMATTPSPTEPAFLTAHLQEMGIESESLAAIRAAMPHAHHSATLYP